The Microbacterium paraoxydans genome includes a window with the following:
- a CDS encoding bifunctional 3'-5' exonuclease/DNA polymerase has protein sequence MTAPASGPERRLALVGLGAGEYAAIELDEHDEEQQRTLLPAAELAGWVAAVEAADAPRWIIRSAAEIYALLLSEGVRITRSHDLVLCHAILRDTAMVSTPLAPAAAWERRDPVDTTPSLFDVLDEESGEDAIAAALEQYRAQRTVMAEAADGRLTLLCAAESAGGLIAEEMRVAGLPWDAGVHDAILTETLGARPAAGGLPRRMVERGDEVRALLDDPTLHLDSQPKLLRALHRVGVSVESTSKWELSAHEHPVIEPLLAYKKLSRLLSANGWTWLSEWVQDGRFRPVYIPGGVVTGRWASAGGGALQLPRNLRPAVRADPGWALVVADVAQLEPRMLAAMAADEAMAAAARGGDLYAGVVASGAVATREEAKYAVLGAMYGATSGDSGRLVPRLRKVYPRAMALVDDAARVGEDGGIVSTWLGRSSPRPPTEWMRLQADATGADADPAVVSHARRRAREWGRFTRNFVVQGTAAEWSLIWLAEIRHRLAQLPEVFGAAEASGPFAREPHLAFFLHDEVILHTPQEHAEAAADAVREAAAVATTRLFGTFPIDVPLDLRIADSAEK, from the coding sequence GTGACGGCGCCGGCGTCGGGCCCGGAGCGACGCCTCGCGCTGGTCGGCCTCGGTGCGGGGGAGTACGCCGCGATCGAGCTGGACGAGCACGACGAGGAGCAGCAGCGCACGCTCCTGCCCGCGGCGGAACTCGCGGGATGGGTGGCCGCGGTCGAAGCCGCCGACGCCCCGCGGTGGATCATCCGCAGCGCGGCCGAGATCTACGCGCTGCTCCTGAGCGAAGGCGTCAGGATCACGCGCAGCCACGACCTCGTCCTCTGTCACGCGATCCTGCGCGACACGGCCATGGTGTCCACGCCGCTGGCACCCGCCGCGGCATGGGAGCGCCGCGACCCGGTCGACACGACCCCCTCCCTGTTCGATGTCCTCGACGAGGAGTCCGGCGAGGACGCGATCGCCGCGGCACTCGAGCAGTACCGCGCGCAGCGGACCGTGATGGCGGAGGCGGCCGATGGACGCCTGACGCTGCTGTGCGCCGCAGAGTCGGCCGGCGGGCTGATCGCCGAGGAGATGCGCGTCGCGGGGCTCCCGTGGGACGCCGGGGTGCACGACGCGATCCTCACCGAGACCCTTGGCGCTCGTCCGGCTGCGGGCGGGCTGCCCCGACGGATGGTGGAGCGCGGCGACGAGGTGCGGGCGCTGCTCGACGACCCCACGCTGCACCTGGACAGTCAGCCGAAGCTGCTGCGGGCGCTACACCGCGTGGGCGTGTCGGTGGAGTCCACGAGCAAGTGGGAGCTGTCGGCCCACGAACACCCCGTGATCGAACCGCTCCTCGCCTACAAGAAGCTGTCTCGACTGCTCAGCGCGAACGGCTGGACCTGGCTGTCGGAATGGGTGCAGGACGGCCGCTTCCGCCCGGTGTACATCCCCGGGGGCGTCGTGACCGGACGGTGGGCATCGGCCGGCGGCGGCGCGCTGCAACTGCCGCGCAACCTCCGCCCCGCTGTGCGTGCGGATCCGGGCTGGGCCCTCGTCGTCGCGGACGTCGCCCAGCTCGAGCCGCGGATGCTCGCGGCCATGGCGGCCGACGAGGCGATGGCGGCCGCGGCACGCGGCGGCGATCTCTACGCGGGGGTCGTCGCGTCGGGTGCCGTCGCGACCCGCGAGGAGGCGAAGTACGCGGTTCTTGGTGCGATGTACGGCGCCACCAGCGGCGACAGCGGGCGACTCGTTCCCCGGCTGCGGAAGGTCTATCCCCGCGCCATGGCGCTCGTCGACGACGCGGCGCGTGTCGGGGAGGACGGCGGCATCGTGTCCACCTGGCTCGGTCGCTCCTCGCCGCGTCCGCCCACGGAGTGGATGCGGCTGCAGGCTGATGCCACGGGCGCCGACGCCGATCCCGCCGTTGTCTCCCACGCCCGCCGCCGCGCACGGGAGTGGGGGCGCTTCACCCGGAACTTCGTCGTCCAGGGCACCGCGGCGGAGTGGTCGCTCATCTGGCTCGCCGAGATCCGTCACCGCCTGGCACAGCTTCCCGAGGTCTTCGGCGCGGCCGAGGCATCGGGGCCGTTCGCCCGGGAGCCGCACCTGGCGTTCTTCCTGCACGACGAAGTCATCCTGCACACACCGCAGGAGCACGCGGAGGCCGCGGCCGACGCCGTCCGCGAGGCCGCTGCCGTCGCCACCACCCGCCTGTTCGGCACCTTCCCGATCGACGTGCCGCTCGATCTGCGCATTGCGGACTCCGCCGAGAAGTGA
- a CDS encoding zinc ribbon domain-containing protein, with the protein MNGTPENQRTLLDIADLDRRIAQAERARTQPSQAGRIAELVAIRQEQLRELTVLTGARDDARTELSRLESDVALAEQRRDRDAQRLAAATNPKEAQALEHELASLAKRLSDLEDAELDVMGRVEEADAAVAAQQALLDATTAEGSALTAQGKADVAAATELGAQLARDREAVAATVPAPLLAEYDRRAANSAGAALLTRGTCEGCRMMLPGTDLNEIRRAPEDEVVSCPECGCILVRTEESGLSS; encoded by the coding sequence GTGAACGGCACCCCGGAGAACCAGCGCACCCTGCTCGACATCGCGGACCTCGACCGGCGCATCGCGCAGGCGGAGCGCGCCCGCACGCAGCCGAGCCAGGCGGGCCGGATCGCCGAGCTCGTCGCCATCCGTCAGGAGCAGCTCCGCGAGCTCACGGTCCTGACCGGCGCCAGGGACGACGCCCGCACCGAGCTCTCGCGGCTGGAGTCGGACGTCGCGCTGGCCGAGCAGCGGCGCGACCGCGACGCCCAGCGCCTCGCGGCGGCAACCAACCCGAAGGAGGCGCAGGCTCTGGAGCACGAGCTCGCCAGCCTCGCCAAGCGTTTGAGTGACCTGGAGGACGCGGAGCTCGACGTCATGGGCCGAGTCGAGGAAGCCGACGCCGCCGTGGCCGCCCAGCAGGCGCTGCTGGACGCGACGACCGCGGAGGGGAGTGCCCTCACCGCGCAGGGCAAGGCCGACGTCGCCGCGGCGACTGAGCTCGGCGCCCAGCTCGCCCGCGACCGGGAGGCGGTCGCCGCCACCGTTCCCGCGCCGCTTCTCGCGGAGTACGATCGCCGCGCCGCGAACAGCGCCGGAGCCGCGCTCCTCACCCGCGGAACCTGCGAAGGCTGCCGCATGATGCTGCCCGGCACCGATCTCAACGAGATCCGTCGCGCGCCCGAGGACGAGGTCGTCTCCTGCCCCGAGTGCGGCTGCATCCTCGTGCGCACCGAGGAGTCGGGACTCTCGTCATGA
- a CDS encoding YchJ family protein, whose translation MTESARCPCASGDTFAACCGPLLDGAPAPTAERLMRSRYTAFVREDGAYLLRTWHPETRPETITFEADLEWRRLLIVDRVAGGPFDTEGVVEFEAFWRQGGTRGSLHERSRFFRENRTWFYVDGDIR comes from the coding sequence ATGACGGAGTCCGCCCGCTGCCCCTGCGCCTCGGGGGATACGTTCGCCGCCTGCTGCGGACCGCTCCTCGACGGCGCTCCTGCCCCGACCGCCGAGCGGCTGATGCGCTCCCGGTACACCGCTTTCGTGCGGGAGGACGGGGCGTACCTGCTCCGCACCTGGCACCCGGAGACGCGACCGGAGACGATCACCTTCGAGGCGGACCTGGAGTGGCGGCGTCTGCTGATCGTGGACCGCGTGGCGGGCGGCCCGTTCGACACGGAGGGCGTGGTCGAGTTCGAGGCGTTCTGGCGGCAGGGCGGCACGCGCGGATCGCTGCACGAGCGCAGTCGCTTCTTCCGTGAGAACCGGACGTGGTTCTACGTGGACGGCGACATCCGGTGA
- a CDS encoding aldo/keto reductase, with amino-acid sequence MTTVPTFRAHNGFALPALGLGTYRLNGDAGADAVAQALRAGYRLVDSAFNYENEGSVGRGVAASGVPRSEVIVTTKLPGRHHARATATASIEESRSRLGLDATDLHLIHWPNPSQDEYVEAWEALVDAQARGVVRQIGVSNFLPEHLERIERETGVRPVVNQIEVHPYFPQEEQLAYHREHGILTEAWSPLGRAQALLDEDVVREVAAAHDITPAQTVLAWHVARETVAIPKASSAEHQAANLAAAAVVLDDAEVAAITALGRADGRLFDGDPAVHEES; translated from the coding sequence ATGACCACTGTCCCCACCTTCCGCGCCCACAACGGCTTCGCCCTGCCGGCACTCGGCCTCGGCACGTATCGGCTGAACGGCGACGCCGGAGCCGACGCGGTCGCCCAGGCCCTCCGTGCGGGATACCGCCTCGTGGACTCCGCGTTCAATTACGAGAACGAAGGCTCCGTCGGGCGCGGCGTCGCGGCCTCCGGCGTCCCCCGCTCCGAGGTCATCGTGACGACGAAGCTCCCCGGACGGCACCATGCCCGCGCGACGGCGACCGCCAGCATCGAGGAGAGCCGTTCCCGCCTCGGCCTCGACGCGACCGACCTGCACCTCATCCACTGGCCGAACCCGAGCCAGGACGAGTACGTCGAGGCGTGGGAGGCGCTCGTGGACGCCCAGGCGCGGGGCGTCGTCCGCCAGATCGGCGTCTCGAACTTCCTCCCCGAGCATCTCGAGCGCATCGAACGGGAGACCGGGGTCCGGCCGGTCGTGAACCAGATCGAGGTGCACCCGTACTTCCCGCAGGAGGAGCAGCTGGCCTACCACCGGGAGCACGGCATCCTCACCGAGGCCTGGAGCCCGCTGGGGCGTGCGCAGGCCCTCCTCGACGAGGACGTCGTCCGCGAGGTGGCCGCCGCTCACGACATCACGCCCGCGCAGACCGTCCTCGCCTGGCACGTGGCCAGGGAGACGGTCGCGATCCCGAAGGCGTCGTCCGCGGAGCACCAGGCCGCGAACCTCGCCGCCGCCGCCGTCGTGCTCGACGACGCGGAGGTCGCCGCGATCACCGCACTCGGACGCGCGGACGGGCGCCTGTTCGACGGCGATCCCGCGGTGCACGAGGAGTCCTGA
- a CDS encoding helix-turn-helix transcriptional regulator yields MDRDALADFLLRRREALRPADVGLPEGTRRRTAGLRREEVAQLATMSTDYYTRLEQRRGPQPSAQILAALARALRLSSDERDYLYRLSGLSAPDRAVITDYVRPGILRVLDRLHDTPAFVVSALDEVLVQNDASRALIGDASGLTGLDRSGIHRWFARPEEERRRYREVDHPRQSRALVAALRAAYGTMGARSRAGEIVADLSERSPEFVRLWAAHEVARRFEQHKVIVHPELGEIEVDCQALFTEDESQALIVLTAQPGSEAAGKLEFLRVLGTQSV; encoded by the coding sequence ATGGATCGTGACGCCCTGGCCGACTTCCTCCTGCGCCGTCGGGAGGCGCTGCGTCCTGCCGACGTGGGCCTGCCCGAGGGGACTCGGCGACGGACGGCCGGACTGCGCCGCGAGGAGGTCGCACAGCTGGCGACCATGTCGACGGACTACTACACGCGTCTCGAGCAGCGTCGGGGCCCGCAGCCGAGCGCGCAGATCCTCGCCGCCCTCGCCCGTGCGCTGCGGCTGTCCTCGGACGAGCGCGACTACCTCTACCGGCTCAGCGGGCTCAGCGCTCCCGATCGCGCGGTGATCACCGACTACGTCCGTCCCGGCATCCTCCGCGTGCTCGACCGTCTGCACGACACCCCGGCGTTCGTGGTCTCGGCTCTCGACGAGGTGCTGGTGCAGAACGACGCCTCACGCGCGCTGATCGGAGACGCGAGCGGTCTGACCGGGCTCGACCGGAGCGGCATCCATCGCTGGTTCGCGCGACCGGAGGAGGAACGGCGTCGGTACCGGGAGGTCGATCACCCCCGGCAGTCACGGGCGCTGGTGGCGGCGTTGCGCGCGGCGTACGGCACCATGGGCGCGCGGTCGCGGGCGGGGGAGATCGTGGCGGATCTGTCGGAACGGAGTCCCGAGTTCGTGCGGCTCTGGGCGGCCCACGAGGTCGCCCGTCGCTTCGAGCAGCACAAGGTGATCGTGCATCCGGAGCTCGGGGAGATCGAGGTGGACTGCCAGGCGCTGTTCACCGAGGACGAGTCGCAGGCGCTCATCGTCCTGACGGCGCAGCCGGGGAGCGAGGCGGCCGGGAAGCTGGAGTTCCTGCGCGTGCTCGGCACGCAGAGCGTCTGA
- a CDS encoding SDR family oxidoreductase, protein MDITGNTIFIPGATSGIGLALALRLQARGNTVIVGGRREDRLVAIAAAHPELHTIRIDTADPASIDEAAAAVLAAHPTLNVLVTMAGIMRAEDWTAPAGFLSTAEETVTTNILGPIRLIAAFIEHLQAQPSATIMTVSSGLAFAPLKVTPTYNASKAAIHMLSESLRLQLAGTTVAVQELEPPAVRTDLMPGHAENEAALPLDAFIDEVMTLIETQPDATEIQVERVKFLRYGEARGDYDEVVAVLNRTDPHGR, encoded by the coding sequence ATGGACATCACCGGAAACACCATCTTCATCCCCGGCGCGACGAGCGGGATCGGTCTGGCGCTGGCCCTCCGGCTGCAGGCGCGCGGCAACACCGTGATCGTCGGGGGACGCCGAGAGGACCGGCTGGTCGCGATCGCTGCCGCGCATCCCGAACTCCACACGATCCGCATCGACACGGCCGACCCGGCGAGCATCGACGAGGCCGCGGCCGCGGTGCTCGCCGCGCATCCGACGCTGAACGTGCTGGTCACGATGGCCGGCATCATGCGGGCGGAGGACTGGACCGCGCCGGCCGGCTTCCTGTCCACCGCCGAGGAGACCGTCACGACGAACATCCTCGGCCCGATCCGCCTCATCGCGGCCTTCATCGAGCACCTGCAGGCCCAGCCCTCGGCGACCATCATGACCGTCTCCTCCGGTCTCGCCTTCGCACCCCTGAAGGTCACGCCCACGTACAACGCGAGCAAGGCGGCGATCCACATGCTCAGCGAGTCGCTGCGGCTGCAGCTCGCGGGCACGACTGTCGCGGTGCAGGAGCTCGAGCCGCCCGCCGTGCGCACGGACCTCATGCCCGGGCATGCGGAGAACGAGGCCGCACTGCCCCTCGACGCGTTCATCGACGAGGTCATGACGCTCATCGAGACCCAGCCCGACGCGACCGAGATCCAGGTCGAGCGGGTGAAGTTCCTCCGCTACGGCGAGGCGCGGGGCGACTACGACGAGGTCGTGGCGGTGCTCAACCGCACGGATCCGCACGGCCGGTGA
- a CDS encoding L-lactate dehydrogenase, which translates to MEIIENSKLTVVGAGSVGSSVAYAALIRGSARHVVLYDIATEKVEAEVLDLAHGTQFTGSSDIIGGSDISVAAGSHVVVITAGAKQNPGQTRTELAGVNAGIIRRMMPELLSVAPNAVYVIVTNPCDVLTVIAQQETGLPPERIFASGTVLDTSRLRWKLGERAGVSTASVHAHIIGEHGDTEFPLWSRATIGTVPILDWETPGHPRFTLEELDEIAVDVRDAAYKVIQGKGATNYAIGLSSARIVEAILRDEHAVMPVSTVLRDFHGIDGVALSVPSIVSAAGALPIRTTAFSDRELELLRQSAEALTAVAASLQE; encoded by the coding sequence ATGGAGATCATCGAGAACTCGAAGCTCACCGTCGTCGGCGCCGGAAGCGTCGGATCGAGCGTGGCCTATGCGGCTCTGATCCGCGGTTCGGCCCGCCACGTCGTCCTGTACGACATCGCGACGGAGAAGGTCGAGGCGGAGGTGCTCGACCTCGCGCACGGCACGCAGTTCACCGGCAGCAGCGACATCATCGGCGGCAGCGACATCTCGGTGGCGGCCGGGTCCCATGTCGTGGTCATCACGGCGGGAGCGAAGCAGAATCCGGGTCAGACGCGCACCGAGCTCGCCGGAGTGAACGCCGGCATCATCCGGCGCATGATGCCGGAGCTGCTGTCGGTCGCGCCCAATGCGGTCTACGTCATCGTCACGAACCCGTGCGACGTGCTGACGGTCATCGCGCAGCAGGAGACAGGACTGCCGCCGGAGCGCATCTTCGCGTCGGGCACCGTGCTCGACACGTCTCGGCTGCGCTGGAAGCTGGGGGAGCGGGCGGGCGTGTCCACGGCCAGCGTGCACGCCCACATCATCGGAGAGCACGGCGACACCGAGTTCCCGCTCTGGTCGCGGGCGACGATCGGCACGGTCCCGATCCTCGACTGGGAGACCCCGGGGCACCCGCGCTTCACTCTGGAGGAGCTGGACGAGATCGCCGTCGACGTCCGCGACGCCGCCTACAAGGTGATCCAGGGCAAGGGCGCCACGAACTACGCGATCGGGCTCTCCAGCGCGCGCATCGTGGAGGCGATCCTCCGGGACGAGCATGCGGTGATGCCCGTGAGCACGGTTCTCCGCGACTTCCACGGGATCGACGGCGTCGCCCTGTCCGTGCCGTCGATCGTCAGCGCCGCCGGGGCCCTCCCGATCCGCACGACCGCGTTCTCGGATCGCGAGCTCGAGCTGCTGCGGCAGTCCGCCGAGGCGCTCACCGCGGTCGCCGCATCCCTGCAGGAGTGA
- a CDS encoding TIGR01777 family oxidoreductase — MARRIVISGASGLIGSALAASLRADGVEVSTLVRRPPQAEGEIEWSPGDTALDPDALAGAEAVVALGGASVGRLPWTRAYRRQLVESRLDATNTLTTALRALRTDAPAFLSASAVGYYGSAPGEVLTEHSGPGSTFLADLTVRWETAARRAEDHTRVALLRTAPVIHRRGVLRPMITLTKLGLAGPLGPGTQIWPWISLDDEVRGIRHVLDAKLAGPVNLTGPTRASANDIGRALAQRMHRPFWVPAPRWALRLALGDAAESLLLPDADVRPEALQQSGFRFTHRTAADAVAAAV; from the coding sequence ATGGCGCGACGCATCGTCATCAGCGGGGCATCAGGCCTCATCGGTTCCGCTCTGGCCGCCTCCCTGCGGGCGGACGGGGTCGAGGTCAGCACCCTCGTGCGACGTCCTCCGCAGGCGGAGGGCGAGATCGAATGGTCGCCGGGGGACACCGCGCTCGACCCGGATGCGCTCGCGGGAGCGGAGGCCGTCGTCGCCCTCGGAGGCGCGAGCGTCGGCCGGCTCCCGTGGACGCGAGCATATCGCCGTCAGCTCGTCGAGTCGCGGCTCGACGCGACGAACACCCTGACCACGGCCCTGCGTGCGCTGCGCACCGACGCGCCGGCGTTCCTCTCCGCCTCCGCCGTGGGCTACTACGGATCGGCGCCCGGCGAGGTGCTCACCGAGCACTCCGGTCCCGGGAGCACCTTCCTCGCCGACCTCACCGTGCGCTGGGAGACGGCGGCGCGACGGGCCGAAGACCACACCCGGGTCGCCCTGCTGCGGACCGCGCCGGTGATCCACCGCCGCGGTGTCCTCCGTCCGATGATCACGCTGACGAAGCTCGGCCTCGCCGGCCCGCTGGGGCCGGGTACGCAGATCTGGCCGTGGATCTCCTTGGACGACGAGGTGCGCGGCATCCGCCATGTCCTCGACGCGAAGCTCGCGGGGCCGGTCAACCTCACCGGGCCCACCCGGGCGTCCGCGAACGACATCGGTCGCGCGCTCGCGCAGCGGATGCATCGGCCGTTCTGGGTGCCCGCTCCCCGGTGGGCCCTACGCCTCGCTCTCGGCGACGCCGCCGAATCGTTGCTGCTTCCGGATGCGGACGTGCGGCCTGAGGCGCTGCAGCAGTCCGGCTTCCGCTTCACCCATCGCACCGCTGCGGATGCGGTGGCCGCGGCGGTCTGA
- a CDS encoding tyrosine-type recombinase/integrase, with translation MHFQDITALEMFIDYQRAQNLAVTTIRNRRSILTTFARRTGTLVECDVFTLRRYIGRDDAVSAGTRRTERGALIAFYTFLQDEGLRADNPAAKLPVVRVPKGQPRPFTPEQIDAMLTSGAYAKTRAMILLGYYQGFRVSSIARVHGHDIDIEGRTIATLVKGGKERRLPLHEVIADLALTMPRDGYWFPARGGQGGHIRASSVTDLITKAKVRAGITDPKLTPHSLRHAFGTDLVEQGVDIRVVQELLVHEHLSTTQIYTAVSERRKQDGIRTLAPREVPARSGRGAAKIAA, from the coding sequence ATGCACTTCCAGGACATCACCGCCCTTGAGATGTTCATCGACTACCAGCGCGCGCAGAACCTCGCCGTGACGACGATCCGCAACCGAAGGAGCATCCTGACGACCTTCGCACGGCGGACCGGGACGCTCGTCGAGTGTGACGTGTTCACCCTGCGCCGGTACATCGGCCGCGACGACGCCGTGAGCGCCGGCACCCGCCGCACCGAGCGCGGCGCGCTCATCGCGTTCTACACGTTCCTGCAGGACGAGGGCCTGCGGGCTGACAACCCCGCGGCGAAGCTGCCGGTGGTGCGCGTGCCGAAGGGGCAGCCGCGGCCGTTCACGCCGGAGCAAATCGACGCGATGCTCACGTCGGGCGCGTACGCGAAGACGCGGGCGATGATCCTCCTGGGGTACTACCAGGGCTTCCGTGTCTCGTCTATCGCTCGCGTGCACGGCCACGACATCGACATCGAGGGGCGCACCATAGCGACGCTCGTCAAGGGCGGCAAGGAGCGACGTCTCCCGCTGCACGAGGTCATCGCCGACCTCGCGCTCACGATGCCCCGTGACGGCTACTGGTTCCCGGCTCGCGGCGGGCAGGGTGGCCACATCCGAGCATCGTCCGTAACCGACCTCATCACGAAGGCGAAGGTGCGCGCTGGGATCACCGACCCGAAGCTCACGCCGCACTCGCTCCGCCACGCGTTCGGCACAGACCTCGTGGAGCAGGGGGTGGACATTCGCGTCGTCCAAGAGCTGCTCGTGCATGAACACCTGTCGACGACGCAGATATACACCGCGGTCAGCGAGCGCCGGAAGCAGGACGGCATCCGCACGCTCGCCCCGCGCGAGGTGCCCGCTCGGTCCGGGAGGGGTGCCGCTAAGATCGCGGCATGA